From a single Veillonellales bacterium genomic region:
- a CDS encoding nitrogenase component 1, with the protein MGKEQWDNICNQNNCCALTGAAAFFAGIPGAFIVANGPLWCYFYALRFLEKSCPDMSRRFFCSQPDNNAVVYGTEECLLAILQKIKQNFQPSVLLIENSCSIGLIGDDLAGIAQQAGMNCPVVCMDSGGLKGGFWEGYRAAAKAYFAAVPLKRREVVQPRTVNLLGCTVGYYNAANDLRELKRMLNLAGYQITACPGAGSTAAEIDSMNQAELNLVIHSELGCELAKQLQQEYGVPYLSLLPPYGLEGSLNWLRTLGERMWMENKSMQAVEQEAGDLEQRFRAAVLDMQLTWGEPWFENTLIAGPSSVALGIARALRREWMDTGSLTIVLQDGEAADSLPERPDIVLNGQKDGKAIQKQLAELSSGLLLGSSQEKALVQQQGIPNVVCQNIALPVYDEVILSDRPFMGLRGACHMLERLWNQYIDFCQRSR; encoded by the coding sequence TTGCCGGTATTCCCGGCGCTTTTATCGTCGCCAACGGTCCTCTTTGGTGCTATTTTTACGCTCTGCGGTTTTTGGAAAAATCCTGTCCCGACATGAGCCGTCGCTTTTTTTGTTCTCAGCCGGATAATAACGCAGTCGTTTACGGTACGGAAGAGTGTCTGCTGGCGATTTTGCAAAAAATCAAGCAAAATTTTCAACCGTCGGTTTTGCTGATTGAAAACAGCTGTTCCATTGGTTTGATCGGCGACGATCTTGCCGGCATTGCCCAGCAGGCCGGTATGAATTGTCCGGTCGTCTGCATGGACAGCGGCGGGCTGAAAGGCGGTTTCTGGGAAGGCTACCGGGCGGCCGCCAAGGCTTATTTTGCTGCGGTGCCCCTGAAGCGGCGGGAAGTGGTGCAGCCCCGGACGGTCAATTTATTAGGTTGTACTGTCGGTTATTACAATGCCGCCAATGATCTGCGGGAGCTGAAGCGGATGCTGAATCTGGCCGGTTATCAGATCACAGCCTGTCCGGGGGCGGGAAGCACTGCCGCAGAAATTGACAGCATGAATCAGGCGGAACTGAATCTGGTAATCCACAGCGAACTGGGGTGTGAACTGGCCAAGCAGCTGCAGCAGGAATACGGCGTACCCTACTTGTCTCTGCTGCCGCCTTACGGGCTGGAAGGTTCCCTGAACTGGCTCAGGACTTTGGGGGAACGGATGTGGATGGAGAACAAGAGCATGCAGGCTGTTGAGCAGGAGGCAGGAGATTTGGAACAGCGGTTTCGCGCCGCTGTTTTGGACATGCAGCTGACGTGGGGCGAACCCTGGTTTGAAAATACGCTGATCGCCGGGCCGTCTTCCGTTGCCCTGGGCATAGCCCGGGCCTTGCGCCGGGAATGGATGGACACGGGATCGCTGACGATTGTGCTTCAAGATGGGGAAGCGGCGGATTCGCTGCCGGAGAGGCCGGATATTGTGCTGAACGGACAAAAAGACGGCAAGGCGATTCAAAAGCAGCTAGCGGAACTGTCTTCCGGCCTTTTACTGGGCAGCAGCCAAGAAAAGGCTTTAGTGCAGCAGCAGGGAATTCCAAATGTGGTTTGTCAGAATATCGCCTTGCCGGTGTACGACGAAGTGATTCTTAGCGACCGGCCTTTTATGGGGCTGCGGGGAGCCTGCCATATGCTCGAAAGACTGTGGAATCAATATATTGACTTTTGCCAGCGAAGCAGGTAA
- a CDS encoding ferredoxin family protein translates to MQTRRKRRLLAEREKIAWYPAVDETRCTGCKICYDFCFRKVYSFDEASRKAVVAQPYECVVLCSGCQPKCPVQAISFPERQDFEHFVAYEEE, encoded by the coding sequence ATGCAGACCCGGCGAAAACGGCGCTTATTGGCGGAACGGGAAAAAATTGCCTGGTATCCTGCCGTGGATGAAACACGGTGCACTGGTTGTAAAATCTGTTATGATTTTTGTTTTCGCAAGGTATATTCTTTTGACGAAGCCAGCCGGAAAGCCGTTGTTGCCCAGCCCTACGAATGCGTGGTGCTGTGCAGCGGTTGCCAGCCCAAATGCCCGGTACAGGCGATTTCCTTCCCGGAGCGGCAGGATTTTGAACATTTTGTTGCCTATGAAGAAGAATAA
- a CDS encoding TIM barrel protein has protein sequence MLQLVNLSNYKSDMDLIHNRAECLQVFLQCRRLDGIEMMFCQPWDPLIHRQEWIHGVHLKFWPCWLDFWRGNQAELLSQMGSRENIAACYGGLDREAWLEIYRENIRMANRAGAEYLVFHVSHVRSLETFTGHFSAADREVIEGTIEVVNELAGEIPDETALLFENLWWPGLTLQDKKLTALLLESIKHPNVGIMLDTGHLMNTNPDLRTEEEGVDYILHTLERLGEYSRYIRGIHLHQSLSGQYVVSSKKQREHDATMTGVMQHVLKIDEHLPFTTPSVWRILEYVQPDYLVHEFLQLSMDAWTEKVSRQQRALGLGRTFE, from the coding sequence ATGCTGCAGCTTGTGAATTTATCCAATTATAAAAGTGATATGGACCTGATCCATAACCGGGCGGAATGCTTGCAGGTTTTTTTGCAGTGCCGCCGCTTGGACGGGATCGAAATGATGTTTTGTCAGCCGTGGGATCCCCTTATTCACAGACAAGAATGGATTCATGGCGTACATCTTAAATTTTGGCCCTGCTGGCTGGATTTTTGGCGGGGAAATCAGGCGGAATTGCTTAGTCAGATGGGCAGCCGGGAAAATATTGCAGCCTGCTATGGCGGACTGGACCGGGAAGCCTGGCTGGAAATATACCGGGAAAATATTCGCATGGCGAACCGGGCCGGGGCGGAATACCTGGTCTTTCATGTCAGCCATGTCCGTTCTTTAGAAACATTTACCGGGCATTTCAGCGCTGCCGACCGGGAAGTGATTGAAGGGACGATTGAAGTTGTCAATGAACTGGCCGGTGAAATACCGGATGAGACGGCGCTGCTGTTTGAAAATTTATGGTGGCCGGGACTGACGCTGCAGGATAAGAAACTGACTGCTCTGCTGCTGGAGAGCATAAAGCATCCTAATGTGGGGATTATGCTGGATACCGGTCATTTAATGAATACTAATCCTGATTTGCGAACGGAAGAAGAAGGGGTAGACTATATTCTGCATACGCTGGAGCGGCTGGGAGAATACAGCCGGTATATCCGGGGAATCCACCTGCACCAGTCCTTATCAGGTCAATATGTCGTCAGCAGCAAAAAGCAAAGGGAGCACGATGCTACGATGACCGGCGTTATGCAGCATGTATTAAAAATTGACGAACATCTGCCGTTTACCACTCCGTCGGTATGGCGGATTCTGGAGTATGTGCAGCCGGATTATCTGGTGCATGAATTTTTGCAGCTATCCATGGATGCCTGGACGGAAAAAGTTTCCCGGCAGCAGCGGGCGCTGGGACTGGGGAGGACCTTTGAGTGA
- a CDS encoding energy-coupling factor transporter ATPase — protein MNNSNSIIEIENASFTYSSRSLPSVTAVNLTIEPGEFVLLTGATGCGKSTLLKMLNGLIPQESGGLFSGRVTVGGRDVSDFSVAEMSSFVGMMFQSPDDQIFSTTVGDEVAFILENGGMNLQDIPVRVSGTLALVGLAGMENRSVHALSGGQKQRLALAAVLAARPRVLALDEPISQLDPRGATALLEVVEKLNKTLGITVVIVEHRLHEVMPLCHRVVVMDQGKIVWQGTRQESFRQPEIFSDYGLRLPQTVNICQRLGISTETAAIAPVVEKIRERYDIVSPNGGSPACRAAAALTGGETETAALQDIVFRYGKAERNVLDHLSLSVFKGQFIALMGNNGAGKSTLLQHIAGLLQPLSGRVRVMGKPAGEARQTIGMVMQNPDFMLFNATVREEVEFALRQRCRPAEAGAPCRTLIQALGLAGMEEDFPLALSRGQRLRVAIAAVLSYRPAVLLLDEPTTGQDIGHIDDIVLLLKRYTAAGGSAVFCTHDAEVAAKYADRVVVMTRGRIVADSSPTAVFSRDDILRPAGLKPPAAMLVARQLYNGTAVTVEEVVSYVRQNSVGSSAG, from the coding sequence GTGAATAACAGCAACTCGATTATTGAGATAGAAAATGCATCCTTTACCTATTCGTCCCGTTCGCTGCCCAGCGTGACGGCGGTAAATCTGACAATAGAACCCGGCGAATTTGTTTTGCTTACGGGAGCAACGGGCTGCGGTAAAAGTACCTTGCTGAAAATGCTCAATGGACTGATTCCCCAGGAAAGCGGCGGTTTATTCAGCGGCAGGGTGACAGTCGGCGGCCGGGACGTGTCGGATTTCAGCGTGGCGGAAATGAGTTCTTTTGTCGGTATGATGTTTCAAAGTCCGGATGACCAGATATTTTCCACTACGGTCGGCGATGAAGTGGCTTTTATCCTGGAGAATGGGGGGATGAATCTTCAGGACATCCCAGTCCGGGTCAGCGGGACTCTGGCTCTGGTAGGGCTGGCCGGTATGGAAAATCGCAGTGTTCACGCTTTGTCCGGCGGGCAAAAGCAGCGGTTGGCTTTGGCGGCGGTACTGGCTGCCCGTCCCCGTGTCCTGGCGCTGGACGAACCTATCAGTCAGCTGGACCCCCGAGGAGCGACGGCGCTGCTGGAGGTCGTGGAAAAATTGAACAAGACGCTGGGTATTACTGTGGTCATTGTGGAACACCGGCTGCATGAAGTCATGCCGTTGTGCCACCGGGTTGTCGTCATGGATCAGGGTAAAATTGTCTGGCAGGGGACAAGACAGGAATCGTTCCGGCAGCCGGAAATTTTCTCTGACTATGGACTGCGTCTGCCTCAGACCGTGAACATTTGCCAACGTTTGGGAATCTCGACGGAAACCGCGGCCATAGCCCCTGTGGTAGAAAAAATACGGGAGCGGTACGATATTGTCAGCCCCAACGGCGGCAGTCCCGCTTGCCGGGCGGCAGCCGCCCTGACCGGCGGGGAGACGGAAACGGCGGCGCTGCAGGACATCGTTTTCCGCTATGGCAAAGCAGAACGCAATGTATTGGATCATCTCAGCCTGTCTGTTTTCAAAGGACAGTTTATCGCCTTAATGGGCAATAACGGCGCCGGAAAATCCACGCTGCTGCAGCACATTGCCGGCCTGCTGCAGCCTTTGTCAGGGAGAGTCCGGGTGATGGGAAAACCGGCGGGCGAAGCAAGACAGACGATCGGCATGGTCATGCAGAATCCGGATTTTATGCTGTTTAACGCGACCGTACGGGAGGAAGTCGAATTTGCCCTGCGGCAGCGTTGCCGGCCGGCCGAAGCCGGAGCGCCCTGCCGGACGTTGATTCAAGCGCTGGGGCTGGCGGGAATGGAAGAAGACTTTCCCCTGGCGTTAAGCCGGGGACAGCGGCTTCGGGTGGCGATTGCCGCCGTGCTGTCTTACCGGCCGGCGGTGCTGCTCCTGGACGAACCGACCACCGGGCAGGACATCGGCCATATCGACGACATTGTCCTGCTCTTGAAACGCTATACGGCGGCGGGCGGATCGGCTGTCTTCTGCACGCATGACGCGGAAGTGGCGGCCAAATATGCCGACCGTGTCGTTGTGATGACCCGGGGGAGAATCGTGGCCGACAGCAGCCCGACGGCGGTTTTCAGCCGGGACGACATTTTGCGGCCTGCCGGACTCAAGCCGCCGGCCGCCATGCTGGTGGCCCGGCAGCTGTACAACGGAACGGCAGTGACGGTGGAGGAGGTGGTGTCCTATGTTCGGCAAAACAGTGTGGGAAGCAGCGCCGGCTGA
- a CDS encoding ABC transporter substrate-binding protein → MKRFNLLSLFMALVLVLFISGCGNKAPNGQPEAPPAGYEVQDSTGAVVKLSGQPRRIVSLTLGTDEILLGLVPVDRIAALTYLSDDPGICSAAEQANQVPVKIRDSAESVISLQPDLVIIADWMNPALAKSVRDAGIPVYVYKTPNTVAEVKQSVLEISRLVGEEAKGRQIVAGMEEELERVDAVVKTIPSDQRQTLVALSFMGAFGSKDSLFDDMCRYAGVVNGAAAVGLTKENTLSKEQIVGINPDVLLLPDWDYDGKRNIEQYRLQVQNDPALQTVKAIRHQRLVQVPDRYLYSVSQSIVYGVRDIAKAAYPQYFGGEM, encoded by the coding sequence GTGAAGCGGTTTAATTTGCTGTCTCTTTTTATGGCACTCGTGTTGGTATTGTTTATCAGCGGCTGCGGCAATAAGGCACCTAACGGACAGCCGGAAGCACCGCCAGCGGGCTATGAGGTACAGGACAGCACCGGGGCAGTCGTCAAGCTGTCCGGTCAGCCCCGGCGAATCGTCTCGCTTACCCTGGGAACCGATGAAATTTTGCTGGGACTGGTGCCGGTGGATCGGATTGCGGCGTTAACCTATCTGTCCGATGATCCCGGGATTTGTTCGGCGGCAGAGCAGGCTAACCAGGTGCCGGTAAAAATCAGAGACAGCGCTGAATCAGTAATTTCCCTGCAGCCTGATCTGGTGATTATAGCCGACTGGATGAATCCGGCTCTGGCCAAAAGCGTACGGGACGCCGGAATTCCGGTATATGTATACAAGACGCCGAATACTGTAGCGGAAGTTAAACAGTCGGTGCTGGAAATTTCTCGCTTGGTGGGCGAAGAGGCCAAAGGCAGGCAGATCGTGGCGGGCATGGAGGAAGAACTGGAACGGGTGGATGCTGTAGTCAAAACCATACCCTCGGATCAGCGGCAGACGCTGGTTGCTCTGTCCTTTATGGGGGCGTTCGGCAGCAAGGACAGCTTGTTTGACGACATGTGCCGCTATGCCGGTGTAGTAAACGGGGCGGCGGCAGTCGGCCTGACAAAAGAGAATACCTTATCGAAAGAGCAGATCGTAGGAATTAATCCGGATGTGCTGCTGCTGCCCGATTGGGATTATGACGGCAAACGAAACATTGAACAATATCGGCTGCAGGTGCAAAATGACCCGGCGCTGCAGACGGTTAAAGCAATTCGGCACCAGCGGCTCGTTCAGGTACCGGACCGCTATTTATACAGTGTGTCTCAGTCTATCGTTTATGGAGTGCGGGATATTGCCAAAGCGGCTTATCCTCAGTATTTCGGCGGGGAGATGTAA
- a CDS encoding PQQ-binding-like beta-propeller repeat protein: protein MKKAVTILLFALFLITLTGLARYIFLHQTGIPAMSAVKNDASLAGMYRKTADIDLGKVEVYNYQRMGFTHGFLQFSPNSRYLALGTEQGDILFMNVDGKTLWKRSIGLGKISALTFSPDGSKLLVGDTSQQGSLICFDTATGNELWRYASASELEPDIRQKIYPGIVYITTDEQGFIYAVGQRYKKNSDGSNEYRDRIYKLDENNGNKVAMFPPDHDMDAWVSWVGVDRQGRRLVFGTGNWDTGKTCRYDDNVYCLDDKLNQPLWSVFIDPVTPYQRTTMRSSPDISADGSYIAGIANDGRCFLYDGGGRELWRRTLSQPRQIGGVYINATGMFVRIVGGYVVLTTGNTYNRANWQLPTPVDHPARNTIFVFDLQGNLMYKHSTGGMVEEMSINDGRIVLAVGRNVRTKDPSVHGIQILSLEDGRLLDSMPTAGPCIGEASSADGRYVAGIEAPIQLDDGQIIGSYRLYIWEKK, encoded by the coding sequence GTGAAAAAGGCAGTTACCATACTACTTTTTGCTCTATTTTTAATCACGCTGACAGGACTGGCCCGGTACATCTTTTTGCATCAAACGGGCATTCCGGCAATGTCGGCGGTAAAAAACGATGCCAGCCTGGCTGGAATGTACCGGAAAACAGCGGATATTGATCTGGGAAAAGTAGAAGTCTACAACTATCAGCGCATGGGCTTTACCCACGGCTTTCTCCAGTTTTCCCCGAACAGCCGGTATCTGGCTTTGGGTACGGAGCAGGGCGATATTCTATTTATGAATGTCGACGGGAAAACCCTTTGGAAGAGGAGTATCGGACTGGGGAAAATTTCGGCCCTGACCTTTTCCCCGGACGGAAGCAAACTGCTGGTCGGCGATACCAGCCAGCAGGGCAGTTTGATTTGCTTTGACACCGCCACAGGCAATGAACTGTGGCGTTATGCCAGTGCATCGGAACTGGAGCCGGATATCAGGCAGAAGATTTATCCCGGCATTGTCTATATTACAACTGACGAACAGGGATTCATCTATGCAGTGGGACAGCGCTATAAAAAGAATAGCGACGGCAGCAACGAATACCGGGATCGCATTTATAAGCTGGATGAAAACAACGGCAATAAAGTGGCTATGTTTCCCCCCGATCACGACATGGATGCCTGGGTCAGCTGGGTCGGTGTGGATCGGCAGGGCCGCCGTTTGGTATTCGGCACCGGCAATTGGGATACGGGGAAAACCTGCCGCTACGATGATAATGTGTACTGTCTTGACGACAAGCTGAACCAGCCGCTGTGGAGCGTTTTTATTGATCCGGTTACTCCTTATCAGAGGACGACCATGCGCAGCAGCCCGGATATTTCCGCCGACGGCAGCTATATCGCCGGTATCGCCAATGACGGCCGCTGTTTTTTATATGACGGCGGCGGCCGTGAACTCTGGCGGCGGACGCTAAGCCAGCCCCGCCAAATTGGCGGGGTGTATATCAATGCCACCGGAATGTTTGTGCGCATCGTCGGCGGCTATGTGGTGCTGACTACCGGCAATACCTACAATCGGGCCAACTGGCAGCTGCCGACACCTGTCGATCATCCGGCCCGGAACACTATATTCGTTTTCGATTTGCAGGGAAACCTGATGTATAAGCATTCTACCGGCGGGATGGTGGAGGAAATGTCCATCAATGACGGCAGGATCGTCCTGGCCGTGGGCCGGAATGTCAGGACGAAGGACCCTTCCGTCCACGGCATCCAGATCCTTTCACTGGAAGACGGCCGACTGCTTGACAGCATGCCCACCGCCGGTCCCTGCATCGGCGAAGCCTCTTCCGCCGACGGACGCTATGTGGCCGGCATAGAGGCGCCGATTCAGCTGGATGACGGCCAGATCATCGGCAGCTATCGGTTGTATATCTGGGAGAAAAAATAG
- a CDS encoding adenosylcobinamide amidohydrolase, which translates to MKLCTLSTGDTVYRYYKNIVMLFEQPRKVLSTSVYNGGYREDLTAVFNHDCNPGAGMACKMRADTYVEEMRLIAGEAGLEPATASGMGTAASMENVSIQSQQYETLTVTAIVTGGIEVNGGRAGDPAAYFKPVEKSRLDKPGTINIMLVIDADMPPGTLARALVTCTEAKTAAIQELMVGSNYSNGLATGSGTDQTIVVANPVSPLYLESAGKHSKLGELIGRTVKTAVKEALLRQTGLSPAQQHSVLKRLKRFGVKEETLWQEYSANHEVSVLKPRFLDCLYQLDRDPQMVTYTSLYVHLLDQFLWELLSGAEVLQAGNELLQLAAGKYDVTPPVIAAEELKAFLRAWVSLMEKIAALELSA; encoded by the coding sequence ATGAAACTTTGTACATTGTCGACCGGGGATACGGTTTACCGCTATTATAAAAATATTGTGATGCTGTTTGAGCAGCCGCGGAAGGTTTTGAGCACCTCTGTCTATAACGGGGGCTACCGGGAGGACTTGACGGCAGTATTCAATCACGACTGCAATCCGGGAGCGGGAATGGCCTGCAAGATGCGGGCGGATACGTATGTGGAAGAAATGCGGCTGATCGCCGGAGAAGCGGGGCTGGAGCCGGCTACAGCTTCCGGCATGGGAACTGCCGCTTCCATGGAAAATGTGTCGATTCAGTCGCAGCAATATGAAACACTTACCGTAACAGCCATCGTAACCGGCGGGATTGAAGTAAACGGCGGCCGCGCCGGCGATCCGGCAGCGTATTTCAAGCCGGTGGAAAAAAGCCGGCTGGATAAACCGGGAACGATCAACATCATGCTGGTGATCGACGCCGATATGCCCCCTGGAACGCTGGCCCGGGCTCTCGTTACCTGTACCGAAGCGAAAACAGCGGCTATTCAGGAGCTAATGGTCGGCAGCAATTATTCCAACGGACTGGCGACGGGATCAGGCACCGATCAAACTATTGTTGTGGCCAATCCGGTGTCTCCTCTATACCTGGAGAGTGCCGGCAAGCATTCTAAACTGGGCGAGCTCATCGGCCGCACAGTCAAAACAGCCGTCAAGGAAGCGCTGCTGCGGCAGACCGGACTGTCACCCGCCCAGCAGCACAGCGTCCTCAAACGCTTGAAACGGTTTGGCGTAAAGGAAGAGACACTGTGGCAGGAATACAGCGCCAATCATGAAGTATCCGTACTGAAACCCCGCTTTTTGGACTGTCTGTATCAGCTGGACCGTGACCCGCAGATGGTGACTTATACCTCGCTCTATGTTCATCTGCTGGATCAGTTTTTATGGGAACTGCTGTCCGGTGCAGAAGTTTTGCAGGCCGGCAATGAACTATTGCAGCTGGCTGCCGGGAAATATGACGTGACGCCGCCCGTCATTGCGGCGGAAGAATTAAAAGCGTTCCTCCGGGCATGGGTCAGCCTGATGGAAAAAATTGCAGCTTTGGAATTATCCGCCTGA
- a CDS encoding energy-coupling factor transporter transmembrane component T translates to MFGKTVWEAAPADTVIHRLDGRTKLLILAASAFLSITVDSPRTLFLLFMAMLSLHVAARSSLDRWRILLLFLLLGIWGAMVSQALFYNQEPRTVVACLASPSTPVVGRLTGGIFLYSEGLEYGAVQALRSGIMLTTGLLICWTTDPRQLLKSFLAWKMPYELSFMLITGIRFLPVIFNETAVVLTAQRLRGFEPLKALSPRKMIQTAFQTLFPILARTLRRAATLTYSVESRGFGRKVHVVNLPRWPAGERYICFISLSLLAVLLLLKLLYALQFNGLIYVAGLRGMYDFIKLWM, encoded by the coding sequence ATGTTCGGCAAAACAGTGTGGGAAGCAGCGCCGGCTGATACGGTCATCCACCGGCTGGACGGCAGGACGAAGCTTCTGATCCTGGCGGCATCCGCTTTTCTCAGCATCACCGTCGACAGCCCCCGGACCTTGTTTTTATTGTTTATGGCAATGCTCAGCCTGCATGTTGCCGCCCGGTCGTCACTGGACAGATGGCGGATTCTGCTGCTGTTTCTACTATTGGGCATCTGGGGCGCTATGGTCAGTCAGGCCTTGTTTTACAATCAGGAGCCCCGTACCGTCGTGGCCTGCCTGGCATCGCCGTCCACGCCGGTCGTCGGCCGTCTGACCGGCGGCATATTTCTCTACAGCGAAGGACTGGAATACGGGGCGGTGCAGGCACTGCGCTCCGGCATTATGCTGACGACCGGATTATTGATTTGCTGGACAACAGACCCCCGGCAGCTGCTGAAAAGTTTTTTAGCCTGGAAGATGCCCTATGAATTATCCTTTATGCTGATTACCGGCATTCGATTTTTACCGGTGATTTTTAATGAAACGGCAGTTGTTCTTACCGCTCAGCGGCTGCGTGGCTTTGAGCCGCTGAAGGCACTGTCTCCCCGGAAAATGATTCAGACCGCTTTTCAGACCTTGTTCCCCATTCTGGCCCGCACCTTGCGGCGGGCGGCGACACTGACCTATTCCGTGGAAAGCCGGGGCTTCGGGCGCAAAGTTCACGTCGTCAACCTGCCCCGCTGGCCGGCGGGAGAACGCTATATTTGTTTTATTTCCCTGTCTCTTCTCGCTGTATTGCTGTTGCTGAAGCTTCTGTACGCGCTGCAGTTCAACGGCCTGATCTATGTTGCCGGATTGCGCGGCATGTATGACTTTATAAAACTATGGATGTGA
- a CDS encoding helix-turn-helix transcriptional regulator, whose amino-acid sequence MEQDAFWVLHDSPQGICVLNWEFKKVYENKTAKALFSRQCPGLYRQLKKICQKAGETVPAGSNPFLHHSGVLRYRCGAVAFSCLFLGQGTQTNVYILFDYLPKALLPTADNTADITITPREKEIVQAVALGKTNKEISRLLGIGLETVKSHIRNLFAKLKVKSRTELVGKVLKNPSDS is encoded by the coding sequence ATGGAGCAAGACGCTTTTTGGGTGCTGCACGATTCCCCCCAGGGAATTTGTGTTTTAAACTGGGAATTCAAAAAAGTATATGAAAATAAAACAGCGAAAGCCCTTTTTTCCCGGCAATGTCCCGGGTTATACCGGCAGCTTAAGAAAATCTGCCAGAAAGCCGGTGAGACGGTCCCCGCGGGCAGCAATCCTTTTCTTCACCACAGCGGCGTACTGCGTTATCGCTGCGGCGCCGTGGCTTTTAGCTGCCTGTTTTTGGGACAGGGAACTCAGACGAATGTTTATATCCTGTTTGACTATCTGCCCAAAGCTCTTCTGCCGACGGCTGACAATACCGCTGATATTACAATTACGCCGCGGGAAAAAGAAATTGTTCAGGCTGTGGCATTGGGCAAAACCAACAAAGAAATCAGCCGGCTATTAGGCATTGGCCTGGAAACGGTAAAATCCCATATCCGCAATTTATTTGCCAAACTGAAAGTTAAATCCCGGACGGAACTGGTTGGCAAGGTGCTGAAAAATCCTTCCGATTCTTGA